Proteins co-encoded in one Bremerella sp. TYQ1 genomic window:
- a CDS encoding gamma-glutamylcyclotransferase — MSDELVAFFAYGTLKRGEVRENCWPCRPVAVLRGSTPGSLWQVADYPGLKLEGDTRVLGEIWLFKAKQEQRVLDVLDEVEGYPSLYTREAVDCETLDGQPITATTYVFNKPILPNYEAVPADNQGMVNWTGNSQRFA; from the coding sequence ATGTCCGACGAATTGGTAGCCTTTTTTGCCTATGGCACGCTCAAGCGGGGCGAAGTCCGTGAAAACTGTTGGCCCTGTCGACCGGTTGCGGTGCTGCGTGGATCGACGCCAGGCTCACTGTGGCAAGTGGCCGACTACCCAGGACTGAAGCTGGAAGGAGACACACGCGTACTGGGCGAGATTTGGTTGTTCAAAGCGAAGCAGGAACAACGCGTGCTCGATGTACTCGACGAAGTCGAAGGTTATCCTTCGCTGTACACGCGGGAAGCGGTCGACTGCGAAACGCTCGATGGACAACCGATCACAGCAACAACGTACGTCTTCAACAAACCAATCCTGCCCAACTACGAGGCCGTCCCTGCGGATAACCAAGGAATGGTCAACTGGACAGGAAATTCTCAGCGTTTCGCGTAG
- a CDS encoding AAA family ATPase, giving the protein MKLRNLDLENYGIHVEQSFPFQPNSLQLIYGRNEAGKSTLLQAVRELLFGFQHAKSNPFAPDSTKKKMKATARFVLTDGQEIEIVRRQGNKNTLSGQYLDSDTEIDEEHWQQLISGADQRMYEHVFGFSLKELATGEESLKEANLDEALFGGGLGRLHDYKQLLKNIDEETESLFKVRGQKQKINAILSDIKSLKQELKESSLRPAEYEEWLTEARRCEEELTHLNASLDKVYRRQQHLDRLKKAHPLWIERQSKQKQLAQLEAPESFPADALEELTQTRRQAAKLNTEVETLAEDLRQLDEEIGGITFNEAVIESSEAIRSLLFGIKEMQGFRRDLPLRQQERQRDLDEAAAILRRIDPKLKLDQIDKFELTLAQRNKIQQLTKTYQRLTTEIASHQPEVARLDREIRELEAAIDQLPPSSAEMIEKLEASLDPLRQAIARKGELQAQQRRLETDLQQMRVAIDAVAGRSLDLTSPLPIPLEPTIRRFDGELQTLDQQIRTAQQSVRETADECSAKREELRRLEQSAQLVSEEELKSARTARDTSWQAIRAKLLGEEQLQSPAEETTHAQQFEQQLHQSDHLADQRHQYAQMLADQQSMQATLRSLEERLAVREKQSDQLKEQRDSLWQAWSDEWKPADIVPKSPQEMLPWRTDYLSLVETQAEIVRQREEIEPLDHRIESTLQLLTKQELVDPDTSAEEAAAWIESFLKRTHTEQQRRDQLTNKLQLNQETRAATFAQNETREQQLASIQAEATEILSVFEAIGGVDLETATDLIQAVEKVQTKLASAAGMQQRIADMEVGLAQFADQVEAVVTATGESVEDLSPEASAQRLGTLLSDAENLKGRRKELEIKRTERARSLETSQKELAEIEARLAQWRSHIDATDDDQLEVVSRIVREQKQLQQELAVLENNLAIVRESEPADAFEKALSELDVDGLTLDLSSATNEFAETKEQQGRVNQRLGEFKHKLRDVDQTSRAVMAQGKIEAFQAELSDCLDRLGPLLIAREMLDRAMLAFREENSGQLLSIITTLLEQMTEGRYTKVEHDPDKEGGLILSGPNDLRRKPAELSTGTREQLYLAIRLAYIQHYCEGAQPLPVLMDDILVNFDDARQLATLKVLMQFSERIQIIMLTCHEPLIEKVQSLSDAIEVTRIDGQAVAEASPKPKTKRKKSPDKSSTPSLF; this is encoded by the coding sequence ATGAAATTACGCAACCTCGATCTCGAAAACTACGGCATCCATGTCGAGCAAAGCTTTCCGTTTCAGCCGAATAGTTTGCAGCTGATCTACGGCCGCAACGAGGCAGGCAAGTCGACGCTGCTGCAAGCGGTCCGCGAGCTTCTCTTTGGCTTTCAGCATGCCAAAAGCAATCCGTTCGCGCCGGACTCGACCAAAAAGAAGATGAAAGCGACGGCCCGGTTCGTCCTGACCGATGGGCAAGAGATCGAAATCGTTCGTCGGCAAGGCAACAAAAACACCTTGTCGGGACAATACCTCGACAGCGATACCGAGATCGACGAAGAGCATTGGCAACAGCTGATCAGCGGGGCCGATCAGCGGATGTACGAGCATGTCTTTGGGTTCTCGCTGAAAGAGTTGGCCACCGGCGAAGAGAGCTTAAAGGAAGCGAATCTCGACGAAGCCCTTTTCGGCGGCGGACTTGGTCGCCTGCACGACTACAAGCAACTGCTGAAAAACATCGACGAAGAAACAGAAAGCCTGTTCAAAGTTCGTGGTCAAAAGCAAAAGATCAACGCCATCCTTTCAGACATCAAATCACTCAAGCAAGAGCTTAAGGAATCTTCGCTGCGTCCGGCCGAATACGAAGAGTGGTTGACCGAAGCGCGGCGCTGCGAGGAAGAGCTAACGCATCTGAACGCGTCGCTTGATAAAGTCTATCGTCGGCAACAACACCTCGACCGTCTCAAGAAGGCCCATCCACTTTGGATCGAGCGACAGTCGAAGCAGAAACAACTGGCTCAGCTGGAAGCGCCCGAGTCGTTCCCCGCCGATGCCTTAGAAGAACTAACGCAAACGAGACGCCAAGCCGCGAAGCTGAACACGGAGGTCGAAACGCTCGCCGAAGATCTTCGCCAGCTGGATGAAGAGATCGGCGGGATCACGTTCAATGAAGCGGTCATCGAGTCAAGCGAAGCGATTCGTTCGCTACTGTTTGGCATCAAAGAAATGCAAGGCTTCCGCCGCGATCTCCCGTTGCGGCAACAGGAACGCCAGCGTGATCTGGACGAAGCGGCGGCCATTTTGCGGAGGATCGATCCGAAGTTGAAGCTCGACCAGATCGACAAGTTCGAGCTGACGTTGGCCCAGCGAAATAAGATCCAGCAGCTGACCAAAACGTATCAGCGGCTGACGACCGAGATTGCTTCGCACCAACCGGAAGTGGCTCGGCTCGATCGCGAGATTCGTGAACTAGAAGCGGCCATCGATCAGCTTCCACCATCGTCTGCCGAAATGATAGAAAAGCTGGAAGCCAGCCTCGATCCTCTGCGTCAGGCAATCGCTCGCAAGGGAGAACTACAAGCCCAACAACGCCGTCTCGAAACCGATTTGCAGCAAATGCGTGTCGCGATTGATGCTGTCGCCGGTCGATCGCTCGATTTGACATCGCCACTGCCGATTCCGCTCGAACCGACAATTCGTCGTTTCGATGGCGAGCTGCAAACGCTCGATCAACAAATTCGGACTGCCCAGCAGTCGGTCCGCGAAACAGCCGATGAATGTAGCGCTAAACGAGAAGAACTGCGGCGGCTCGAACAAAGTGCTCAGCTGGTATCTGAAGAGGAATTGAAATCGGCTCGCACCGCTCGCGATACCTCTTGGCAAGCGATTCGCGCCAAGTTGCTTGGGGAAGAACAACTTCAGTCTCCGGCCGAGGAAACGACGCACGCCCAACAGTTCGAGCAACAGCTTCACCAGTCCGACCACCTCGCGGATCAGCGGCACCAGTACGCCCAGATGCTTGCCGACCAGCAGTCGATGCAAGCGACGCTTCGTTCGCTGGAAGAACGTCTGGCTGTCCGAGAGAAGCAGTCTGATCAGCTAAAAGAACAACGTGATTCTTTATGGCAGGCCTGGTCCGACGAATGGAAACCAGCGGATATCGTTCCGAAGTCGCCGCAAGAGATGTTGCCTTGGCGAACAGATTATCTTTCCTTGGTCGAAACTCAAGCCGAAATCGTTCGACAACGCGAAGAGATCGAACCGCTCGATCATCGCATCGAAAGCACGCTACAGCTTCTCACAAAGCAAGAGCTTGTCGATCCAGACACGTCGGCAGAAGAAGCAGCCGCTTGGATCGAGTCCTTCCTTAAACGCACCCACACGGAACAGCAGCGACGCGATCAACTGACCAACAAATTGCAGTTGAATCAGGAGACCAGGGCCGCGACGTTCGCTCAGAATGAAACCCGCGAGCAGCAGCTGGCTTCCATCCAAGCCGAGGCCACCGAAATTCTGTCGGTATTCGAAGCCATCGGCGGGGTCGATCTGGAAACCGCGACCGACTTGATTCAAGCCGTCGAAAAAGTGCAAACCAAGTTGGCCAGCGCCGCGGGAATGCAGCAGCGAATCGCCGACATGGAAGTGGGGCTCGCTCAGTTCGCCGATCAAGTGGAAGCGGTTGTCACCGCGACCGGAGAGTCTGTGGAAGACCTTTCTCCTGAGGCATCCGCCCAACGCCTCGGCACGCTTCTCTCTGATGCGGAGAACTTAAAAGGCCGTCGCAAAGAACTGGAAATCAAGCGTACCGAGCGTGCTCGATCGCTGGAGACAAGCCAGAAGGAGCTCGCCGAAATCGAAGCGAGGCTGGCCCAATGGCGATCGCATATCGATGCGACCGATGACGATCAGCTGGAAGTGGTTTCGCGAATTGTTCGCGAGCAAAAACAGTTGCAGCAAGAACTTGCGGTGCTGGAAAACAACTTGGCGATCGTCCGCGAATCGGAACCGGCAGACGCTTTCGAGAAAGCGCTGAGCGAGTTAGACGTCGACGGTTTGACGCTCGATCTTTCTTCGGCGACCAATGAATTTGCGGAAACTAAAGAACAACAAGGGCGGGTCAATCAGCGGCTCGGCGAGTTCAAGCACAAACTTCGCGATGTTGACCAAACCAGCCGCGCGGTAATGGCCCAAGGCAAGATCGAAGCGTTTCAAGCCGAGCTTTCCGATTGTCTCGATCGACTGGGACCGCTGTTGATCGCCCGCGAGATGCTGGACCGTGCGATGTTGGCATTTCGCGAAGAGAACTCCGGCCAGCTACTTTCGATCATCACAACGTTGCTCGAGCAGATGACCGAAGGACGCTATACGAAGGTGGAGCACGATCCCGACAAGGAAGGGGGACTGATCTTGAGCGGCCCGAACGACTTGCGGCGGAAACCGGCCGAGCTAAGTACCGGGACGCGGGAACAGCTTTACCTTGCCATTCGCCTGGCATACATTCAGCATTACTGCGAAGGGGCTCAGCCGCTCCCGGTTTTGATGGATGACATCTTGGTCAATTTCGATGACGCTCGACAGCTGGCCACGCTGAAAGTGTTGATGCAGTTCAGTGAGCGAATCCAGATTATCATGCTGACATGCCATGAACCGTTGATCGAAAAAGTTCAATCGCTGAGCGATGCGATTGAAGTAACCCGGATCGACGGTCAGGCCGTCGCCGAGGCTTCCCCAAAGCCAAAGACAAAACGTAAGAAGTCGCCCGACAAATCCTCGACGCCAAGCTTGTTTTAA
- a CDS encoding DNA repair exonuclease, with the protein MTKFIHTADLHIDSPLRGLAVRDEAMMRRVQRATRTALERVIDLALKEQVAFVVIAGDLFDGDWKDMHSGQWAAGQFRRLADANIGVYYIRGNHDAVSQIQRKIRWPDNVVELPHDEPATIVLEDHGVAMHGQGFADREVTIDLAARYPQRVNGMFNLGMLHTSLTGSEQHDTYAPTTIETLRARGYDYWALGHIHLRNADPLSTEPYVAYSGNPQGRHIREPGAKGCLIGEIDGEHLQNVTFHATDSLRWQELVLDVTGEKSLDSVIAKAGDVIRTGHHQHEGLGSAFRLTFRGSTQVHEELSDLIKRGEVLQELHSAAESIDDEIWIEKIRFETQPHDQAVLHDAHDLWGSIAQQFDKVQDNPDALKQLEELVKPVLDKVSAQHISLTDDGTLDERMPQWMAAAEQLLRSRLGANNA; encoded by the coding sequence ATGACGAAATTCATCCACACAGCCGATCTGCACATCGACAGTCCCTTACGCGGGCTGGCCGTACGTGACGAAGCGATGATGCGCCGCGTGCAACGGGCCACGCGAACGGCCCTCGAGCGCGTCATCGATTTGGCGCTGAAAGAACAAGTCGCGTTCGTCGTCATCGCAGGCGATTTGTTCGACGGCGATTGGAAAGACATGCACTCTGGCCAGTGGGCAGCCGGACAGTTTCGCCGCTTGGCCGATGCCAACATCGGCGTCTATTACATTCGTGGCAATCACGACGCGGTCAGTCAGATTCAGCGGAAGATTCGCTGGCCGGACAACGTTGTCGAACTTCCACACGACGAACCAGCGACGATCGTGCTAGAGGATCATGGAGTTGCAATGCATGGCCAAGGGTTCGCCGATCGCGAAGTCACCATCGACCTGGCGGCCAGGTACCCACAGCGAGTCAATGGCATGTTCAATCTCGGCATGCTGCATACCAGCTTGACCGGTAGCGAGCAGCATGACACCTACGCCCCGACGACCATCGAAACACTGCGTGCCCGCGGGTACGACTACTGGGCACTCGGCCACATTCATCTTCGCAATGCCGATCCCCTTTCGACCGAACCGTATGTCGCCTACAGCGGCAACCCTCAAGGCCGACACATCCGCGAGCCTGGAGCGAAGGGATGCTTGATCGGTGAAATCGATGGCGAACATCTGCAGAACGTGACGTTCCACGCCACCGACTCGCTGCGATGGCAAGAGCTGGTCCTCGACGTGACCGGTGAGAAAAGCCTCGACAGCGTTATCGCCAAAGCAGGCGACGTCATCCGCACGGGGCATCATCAGCACGAAGGCCTCGGCTCGGCGTTTCGATTGACTTTTCGTGGGTCGACCCAAGTCCATGAGGAACTTTCCGACTTGATCAAACGAGGGGAGGTTCTGCAGGAACTGCACAGCGCCGCCGAATCGATCGACGACGAAATCTGGATCGAAAAGATTCGCTTTGAAACACAGCCACACGACCAAGCCGTGCTGCATGATGCCCATGACTTATGGGGCTCGATCGCTCAGCAGTTCGACAAAGTCCAAGATAACCCTGACGCACTGAAGCAGCTGGAAGAACTGGTCAAACCGGTGCTCGACAAAGTCAGTGCCCAGCATATTTCCCTGACCGACGATGGCACGCTCGACGAGCGAATGCCGCAATGGATGGCAGCGGCCGAGCAGCTTCTGCGTAGCCGACTGGGGGCAAACAACGCATGA
- a CDS encoding exodeoxyribonuclease V subunit beta, whose protein sequence is MNTSLTPFPNTLIRASAGSGKTYRLSSRYLGIVAHSGRPDEILATTFTRKAAGEILDRIMMRLAVAAADPAKLAELNASLEGQPLTKEDCLRTLHKIPQQMHRLQVKTLDSHFIRLAQCFSFELGLPPDWTIIDDVDDQRLRMDAVNRVLAHPETKEVIQLLHLLSKGSSERSVSRLVMNLVNELYGIYLESDESSWQVLSMAAPPKEKEVEEAIEMLDSYPPEPRALKKAIVADVERFRGQQWAKFLDTGLPPKIIAGADTYFRKPIPDDVTKVYQTLVRYVQGILIGRTVDQNRGAYQLLDRFHTHYERLKWQQRGYRFEDVTRKLSEALENSSEVQNQFRLDRKIEHLLLDEFQDTSPVQWEVIRPVAQKIADQPKDRSILCVGDMKQAIYAWRGGVAEIFDAVQNSLPGIHPEDMDRSYRSSPLIMDTVNRIFGNLSAFPAAGKMRNGIDHWLKFFHPHETARTELPGHITLETAANDAAGKPCDDKVIALTARRVAELHRSAPHISIGVLVRRNATIASMIYLLRELDVMASEEGGNPLTDSAAVQLMLSLVQWIDHPGNTAARFHVAESPLKALLGKLPKSDSEWEAVANQLRRELLVDGYGAAISRWAKLLHSQCTPRELRRLEQLQRLAFAYQSKATLRAQDFVRFIESQRVDDSSSAAVRVMNIHQSKGLEFDAVFLPELDNRIPPQTDSFVIRRDDQIGPISGVTHYVSESLQPMLPTAVQGMFEETQQKNVVESLCVLYVALTRAVHGLHMVIKPRPQPKSGGDGPSKSFSGIILNGLTDIPYPLEQQLLYSQGNPAWFESVEKKATEQEGGKSTAETRLPIQLKPTDVDALGEFVSPSSLEGGRLRRVKDLLKEETVSAGMQYGSAMHHWMESVTWQKTFHADRDTMIASARTLYGDFAYGNAFDHFQSVLQSDAAIELLGQQTYLGKPWWDNAQPDDTVSVHGEFPFAITHQGSVLRGSIDRLALVKRDGQVIAADVIDFKTDTFDDAKQLKDKVRHYRPQVDAYRGAVAQIFKLPAAAIRGTLFFVHKPQTICWREEGNE, encoded by the coding sequence ATGAACACCAGCCTGACTCCCTTTCCCAATACGCTCATTCGTGCTTCGGCCGGAAGTGGTAAGACCTATCGTCTTTCCAGTCGCTACCTCGGGATTGTCGCCCACAGTGGTCGACCGGATGAAATCCTCGCGACAACGTTCACGCGCAAAGCGGCCGGGGAAATTCTCGACCGAATCATGATGCGTTTGGCCGTCGCCGCCGCCGATCCGGCCAAGCTTGCAGAGTTGAACGCTTCGCTCGAAGGGCAGCCGCTGACCAAGGAAGACTGCTTGCGAACGCTGCATAAAATTCCGCAGCAGATGCATCGCCTGCAAGTCAAAACGCTCGACAGCCACTTCATTCGCCTGGCTCAGTGCTTCAGCTTTGAATTGGGTTTGCCACCTGATTGGACCATCATCGACGACGTCGACGACCAACGTTTACGGATGGATGCCGTTAACCGCGTGTTAGCTCATCCGGAAACGAAGGAAGTGATCCAGCTGCTGCATTTGCTGAGCAAAGGTAGCTCAGAGCGGAGCGTTTCGCGATTGGTGATGAACCTGGTAAACGAGTTGTACGGCATCTATCTCGAGTCGGACGAGTCGTCGTGGCAGGTCTTATCGATGGCGGCGCCGCCGAAGGAAAAGGAAGTTGAAGAAGCGATTGAAATGCTCGACAGCTATCCGCCGGAACCGAGAGCCCTCAAGAAGGCAATCGTCGCCGATGTCGAGCGATTCCGCGGTCAGCAGTGGGCAAAGTTCCTCGACACCGGCTTGCCGCCGAAGATTATCGCCGGGGCGGACACCTATTTCCGCAAGCCGATTCCGGACGATGTGACGAAGGTGTATCAAACGCTTGTGCGTTACGTGCAAGGAATTCTCATCGGTCGAACCGTCGATCAAAACCGCGGGGCCTATCAACTGCTCGACCGTTTTCACACGCACTACGAACGGCTCAAGTGGCAGCAGCGAGGGTACCGTTTCGAGGACGTGACCCGCAAACTGAGCGAAGCCCTCGAAAACAGTAGCGAAGTGCAGAACCAGTTTCGTTTGGATCGTAAGATTGAACATCTGCTGCTCGACGAATTTCAAGACACCTCGCCGGTGCAATGGGAAGTGATTCGTCCTGTGGCTCAGAAGATTGCCGATCAGCCGAAAGATCGTTCAATCCTTTGCGTCGGGGACATGAAACAGGCCATCTATGCCTGGCGTGGAGGCGTGGCCGAGATTTTCGATGCCGTGCAGAACTCGCTGCCAGGCATCCATCCGGAAGACATGGACCGCAGCTATCGGTCGTCGCCGCTGATCATGGATACCGTCAACCGGATCTTCGGCAACCTCAGTGCGTTTCCTGCCGCGGGAAAAATGCGAAACGGGATCGATCATTGGCTCAAATTCTTTCATCCGCACGAGACGGCCCGAACCGAACTGCCAGGCCACATCACCCTGGAAACGGCTGCGAACGATGCTGCAGGAAAACCGTGCGACGATAAAGTGATCGCACTGACCGCTCGTCGCGTCGCCGAGTTGCATCGCTCGGCCCCGCACATTTCTATTGGTGTGTTGGTTCGCCGCAACGCGACAATCGCTTCGATGATTTATCTTCTGCGCGAGCTCGATGTGATGGCGAGTGAAGAAGGGGGTAACCCGCTTACCGACTCGGCCGCCGTCCAGTTGATGCTGTCGCTGGTGCAGTGGATCGATCACCCGGGGAATACGGCCGCTCGTTTTCATGTAGCGGAGTCGCCGCTGAAAGCGTTGCTCGGCAAGCTACCCAAAAGCGACTCGGAGTGGGAAGCGGTGGCCAATCAGCTTCGCCGCGAACTGCTCGTTGACGGCTACGGCGCCGCCATCAGCCGCTGGGCGAAGTTGCTCCACTCGCAGTGCACTCCGCGGGAACTTCGCCGCCTGGAACAGCTGCAGCGTTTGGCGTTTGCCTATCAATCGAAGGCGACACTGAGGGCGCAGGACTTCGTCCGTTTCATCGAATCGCAGCGAGTCGATGACTCGTCGAGTGCCGCCGTCCGCGTGATGAACATTCACCAATCGAAGGGGCTCGAGTTCGACGCGGTCTTTCTGCCGGAACTTGATAACCGAATTCCTCCCCAGACCGACAGCTTCGTGATTCGCCGCGACGATCAGATTGGCCCGATCAGCGGAGTAACCCATTACGTTTCGGAGTCGCTGCAGCCGATGCTGCCGACCGCCGTGCAAGGGATGTTCGAGGAAACACAGCAGAAGAACGTTGTCGAGTCGCTTTGCGTTTTGTATGTAGCGTTGACGCGAGCGGTGCATGGACTGCACATGGTCATCAAGCCCCGGCCGCAGCCGAAAAGTGGCGGCGACGGCCCCTCGAAGTCGTTCTCGGGCATCATTTTGAACGGCCTGACCGATATCCCTTATCCGCTGGAGCAACAGCTTTTGTACAGCCAAGGGAATCCGGCCTGGTTTGAATCGGTCGAGAAAAAAGCAACCGAGCAAGAGGGAGGTAAGTCGACCGCCGAGACCCGATTGCCCATTCAACTAAAGCCAACCGACGTCGACGCATTGGGCGAGTTTGTCTCGCCATCATCGCTGGAAGGAGGTCGACTTCGCCGCGTGAAGGACCTGCTGAAGGAAGAGACCGTATCGGCTGGCATGCAGTATGGCTCGGCCATGCATCACTGGATGGAGTCGGTAACCTGGCAGAAAACATTCCATGCCGATCGCGATACGATGATAGCCTCGGCGCGAACTTTGTACGGCGACTTTGCGTACGGCAATGCGTTCGATCACTTTCAAAGCGTGCTGCAATCAGACGCCGCGATTGAACTACTGGGTCAACAGACGTACCTCGGCAAGCCATGGTGGGACAATGCCCAGCCAGATGATACGGTAAGTGTTCACGGTGAGTTCCCTTTCGCAATCACGCATCAAGGGAGCGTGCTGCGAGGTTCAATCGACCGCCTGGCGTTGGTCAAGCGAGACGGCCAGGTCATCGCCGCCGACGTGATCGATTTCAAAACCGATACCTTCGATGACGCCAAACAGCTGAAAGATAAAGTCCGGCACTATCGTCCCCAAGTCGATGCCTATCGTGGGGCGGTGGCCCAGATATTCAAGCTTCCCGCAGCGGCCATTCGCGGCACGTTGTTCTTCGTGCATAAGCCGCAGACGATCTGCTGGCGGGAGGAAGGAAACGAATGA